One stretch of Carcharodon carcharias isolate sCarCar2 chromosome 20, sCarCar2.pri, whole genome shotgun sequence DNA includes these proteins:
- the numb gene encoding protein numb homolog isoform X6 gives MTGKKPVKAVLWVSADGLRVVDEKTKDLIVDQTIEKVSFCAPDRNFDKAFSYICRDGTTRRWICHCFLAIRDSGERLSHAVGCAFAACLERKQKREKECGVTATFDANRTTFTREGSFRVITATEQAEREEVMKQMQDSKKAEAERIVVVTASAALPAVPSASPSAPSTITESKESSNIHAIPRRHAPVEQLARQGSFRGFPVLSQTTSPFKRQMSLRINELPSTMQRKTDFQIKNTVPEMEGESTAEGDSISSLCSQITHAFSGQVEDPFSSAPMTKPTMGAAPQVTASQVNGAASAFPLPVPAPAAPTMSPTVMPVRDTNPWAQAPTTSAGTAIATSTDWGSTASVTTPFQPSHKRTPSEADRWLEEVSKSVRMQTAPQPLPQPSLAALPAPQSFQANTFVIPQAAPVSVVPQMQPTFVPAQPYSLGVTNGVPYQAPSVPVVGITPSQMVANVFGTAGYTQVTHAQLKQNAFPQNEGGIMGITANTNPYFKPAQQINGSAAFNGAESGNWTTETKSIQMAAGIPEIDAFEAQWNALECKSKQRATPSPTNPFSSDLQKTFEIEL, from the exons GATCTTATTGTTGATCAGACTATAGAAAAGGTATCCTTCTGTGCCCCTGACCGAAACTTTGACAAGGCCTTCTCATACATTTGTCGAGATGGTACAACCAGACGTTGGATCTGTCACTGCTTCTTGGCTATAAGAGATTCG GGTGAGCGGTTAAGCCATGCTGTGGGCTGTGCTTTTGCAGCATGTTTGGAGAGGAAGCAGAAACGTGAAAAGGAGTGTGGTGTAACCGCCACATTTGACGCCAACCGCACCACATTCACCAGGGAGGGTTCCTTTCGGGTAATCACAGCCACTGAACAAGCAGAGCGAGAAGAAGTGATGAAACAAATGCAAGACTCCAAGAAAG CTGAAGCAGAGAGAATTGTTGTCGTAACTGCATCTGCTGCATTACCTGCAGTTCCATCAGCTTCGCCATCTGCCCCATCCACCATTACAGAAAGCAAGGAATCTAGCAACATACATGCCATACCGAGAAGGCATGCACCTGTGGAGCAACTCGCCAGGCAAGGATCTTTCCGAGGTTTCCCAGTACTGAGCCAGACAACATCTCCATTCAAAAGGCAAATGTCCCTTCGAATAAATGAATTGCCTTCAACCATGCAACGGAAGACAGATTTCCAAATTAAAAACACAG TGCCTGAAATGGAAGGTGAGAGCACAGCTGAAGGGGACAGTATAAGCTCCCTGTGCTCTCAAATAACACATGCATTCAGTGGTCAAGTGGAGGACCCATTCTCTTCTGCACCAATGACGAAACCTACTATGGGTGCCGCTCCTCAAGTGACTGCCTCCCAAG TCAATGGAGCAGCTTCAGCCTTTCCACTGCCTgttccagcaccagcagcacctaCCATGTCTCCCACAGTAATGCCGGTGCGTGACACAAACCCTTGGGCCCAGGCCCCCACAACTAGCGCAGGAACTGCAATAGCTACAA GCACTGACTGGGGCTCAACCGCATCTGTAACAACACCCTTTCAGCCCAGTCACAAACGCACACCATCGGAAGCTGACCGCTGGCTTGAAGAAGTATCAAAAAGTGTCCGCATGCAAACAGCACCACAGCCACTGCCACAACCATCATTAGCTGCGCTACCAGCTCCACAGTCCTTTCAGGCCAACACCTTTGTTATCCCACAGGCAGCACCAGTCAGTGTGGTTCCTCAGATGCAGCCTACGTTTGTTCCTGCTCAACCATACAGTCTAGGGGTCACCAATGGGGTACCATATCAAGCTCCAAGTGTGCCTGTGGTTGGAATCACCCCTTCACAAATGGTTGCTAATGTCTTTGGCACAGCAGGTTATACTCAGGTTACTCATGCACAATTGAAACAAAATGCATTCCCACAAAATGAAGGAGGCATCATGGGTATTACTGCAAATACTAACCCTTACTTTAAACCTGCCCAGCAAATTAATGGTTCGGCAGCTTTCAATGGAGCAGAAAGTGGCAACTGGACAACAGAAACCAAAAGCATTCAAATGGCAGCAGGCATACCAGAAATTGATGCATTTGAGGCTCAGTGGAATGCACTGGAATGTAAATCAAAGCAACGGGCCACACCTTCTCCTACTAATCCTTTCTCTAGTGACTTACAGAAAACCTTTGAGATTGAACTTTGA